A stretch of the Corythoichthys intestinalis isolate RoL2023-P3 chromosome 22, ASM3026506v1, whole genome shotgun sequence genome encodes the following:
- the tmem268 gene encoding transmembrane protein 268, which produces MEDKNNDDHIMDESDVDETQSHTNDKPKWANGQCVLAIPSYSLVNPSFDLSQCSTTLERNGFQIPMRDIEVPLKTALEVPSVRRYMIFNSSLFHIIMAPFLYLVLWCAVFSTLRLYMSVIDYWILCLCVSLISVALTTAIIFVLNHNKKEININLDVRLIQVNETMVKHKLLVAVADWVHNCKGSIQLYFVYWDMAGCLRTLTETLEERSLAGNDTWSKLKKKMSHLVLMTEVPCEDPEEEQGPQEQRPLLRNEDCGSSSSKVTSNYSLIPEASLPAETQAYQLLMIYSAAYVKLLVSGQLSGPSHHRMRPQNNHCTTAPFCLCQFIKLKVLE; this is translated from the exons ATGGAGGACAAGAATAATGATGATCACATAATGGATGAAAGTGATGTGGATGAAACTCAATCTCACACAAATGACAAACCCAAATGGGCAAATG GTCAATGTGTTCTGGCAATTCCAAGCTATTCTCTGGTAAACCCCAGCTTTGACCTCTCGCAATGCAGCACCACGTTGGAGAGGAACGGCTTTCAG ATTCCAATGAGAGATATCGAGGTGCCCTTGAAAACAGCCTTGGAAGTCCCTTCAGTCAGGAGATATATGATTTTCAACTCTTCGCTCTTCCATATTATAATGGCACCG TTTCTATATCTAGTGTTGTGGTGCGCCGTGTTCTCCACCCTGCGCCTCTATATGTCCGTCATCGACTATTGGATCCTGTGCCTGTGTGTCAGTCTGATTTCCGTGGCCCTTACTACTGCTATAATCTTTGTTCTCAACCACAATAAAAAGGAG ATCAATATTAACTTGGACGTACGGCTGATCCAAGTGAATGAGACGATGGTCAAGCACAAGCTGCTGGTGGCCGTGGCCGACTGGGTGCACAACTGCAAAGGAAGCATACAG CTGTACTTTGTGTATTGGGACATGGCTGGTTGTTTGCGAACACTGACTGAAACACTAGAGGAGCGCAGTTTAGCGGGCAATGACACCTGG AGCAAGCTGAAGAAGAAGATGTCCCATCTGGTTCTGATGACCGAGGTCCCATGCGAGGACCCTGAAGAGGAACAAGGTCCGCAAGAGCAGAGGCCTCTACTGAGAAATGAAGACTGTGGTTCTTCTTCTTCTAAAGTCACGAGCAACTACAGTCTCATCCCTGAGGCATCTCTACCCGCTGAG ACTCAAGCCTACCAGCTGCTGATGATCTACAGTGCTGCCTACGTCAAGCTTTTGGTATCTGGTCAGCTGTCTGGACCTTCACACCACCGCATGCGACCTCAGAATAACCACTGCACTACTGCGCCATTTTGCCTCTGTCAGTTCATCAAACTCAAGGTTCTTGAATAG